In Dromaius novaehollandiae isolate bDroNov1 chromosome 29, bDroNov1.hap1, whole genome shotgun sequence, the DNA window CCAACCACAGCTTCTTCACCCAGCCCCTGGTCTCCACTCCAtatgctattttctcttttccacgCTGTAGTTTTCCTAGAAGGTTCAGAAGCTGCAGTGGGGCAAAGCCACAAACTATAACGAAGAGCAAAGACCCGAGAGCGTTTGCACCCAGCCAGGTGCAGGTTACAGCAGGGACACGGTTGCTTACATGAGCTTTGCCGTCAAGAGGCAACCATCAGGTATAACCCAATTCAATGCTCCAGTTACCAAGTGTTGTAAGCAGTACTTTTTCACATATAAACcctttaagacttttttttttttaaactacagccCTACACAGCAATATTCAACAGGAACAAAGTGACATAACAAACATTCTGCAGCACTGAAGCCTCATTCCCCTCCCCTCAAAATAAGGAGGTAGAAATTAACCTCAGAAAGGCCCTCATAACACAGGCTGCTTCTTTCTAGTGCTATGACTATAGTATCTGAGGGCTGcatactgtagattttttttcccctgttgagGAAAAAGAGAATGGAGATAAAAGGGAGCAAAGAGGTATCATGCCAAGGCTTTGAATTCAAGTCTCTAAGCTTCATCTGCCTTTGTGACTAGAAGATTTGAAAACCTTTAAACAAAAGGTGacaaaaatctgttattttgAAAAAACTTCTGTTTTGTCAGATCAGCAGTTCACTGTTCTACTGATCTGAGTTAAATATACTTTGACGCTTAGATAAGTGAAGGAAGTACGTTAGTTTCTGCAATGAGTAGAAGGAAGCTGAGGATGAATATTATCCCTAAAGCTTTGAGATGAAAGACATCCGCAGGCTGCAACATGGATGTAACACCATTCAAGCTGATAATTGCCTACTCACAAGCAATATGCAAAATGATTGCTCCACCTGTTGGCATGACAAATGCAGGAAAGTTAATTTTGTAATTAGGAAGGACCACATGCCCGAAGCATGGCTCAGACCCCAGAGGTGCTTAAGGAACCGTATAAAAGAGCTGGGAGCACAGAGCGCTTCCAATCGCTCTTCCCATCGCTCTTCCCAGCTTCTCCTTGGTGGTGAACTGAGTAAGTCTGATTTCAGTCAAATCCTTTATATGACTTAAAGACACTTGTAAgagttttaatgtatttatgtatgtgCTCTTAGGATGTCTTGGTGTATTTTTGCAAGAACATTACTTTCATAGAAGAGATTCATTAACTTCTGTTTCTTAGCAGGCTTTGCAGGGCACGGGTTTTCCCCTGAGACCATGGGGACAGCCTGCTTGTTTCAGAAACAGCATGCCAACTGCTTTCACCCAGGCTGGGGGATGCTTTGCTTTAggaagcatttttaataaaaacttctgGCTAAATCCTCCACCTGGCCTTAAAACTTTGCTAACTTCTAACAGATTACCTAGGCTTCTTTATTACTGCATATAAATTGCAATCAGATTTTATACCTGGCTAGAGATGAGTAGCTTTCTGATTATAGCACGGCTCGAATATATGAGGGCTCCCATCTGCAAATATTCCTGCACCCTTGACCACGTTCTCCCCGCCCTGTGTTGCAGGCTTGCTCCCCGCCGGCACCATGTCTCTCTACAAGCAGGGCTGCGACTACCGCCCCTACCCACCGTGCTACGTGAGGTGCCCCCCGCCCTGCGCCGAAGCCTGGAACCAGCCCTGCGTCACCTCCTGCGGGGACTCCCGCGCCGTGGTCTACCCGCCGCCCGTGGCCATCACCTTCCcaggccccatcctcagctcctgccCCCAGGAGAGCTACGTGGGCACCTCGGAACCCCTGTGGCTGGGTGGCCTCTTTGGCCAGGGCAACTACCTGGGTGCTGGCAGCTCCTCTGGGTCCAGCGGCTCCCTGGGCAGCAGCTACTCCTACCCTTGCTACTCCCGCAGGTCCACGAGCTACCGCTGCGGGCCCTGCTAAGCCCCGCACGACCACCGTGGCGAGCAGGACCCAGCGGGCACCAGAGCAAAATCCTCAGCAGTGACTGAGCAGAAGAGCATGGCTTTCGGAGGTGCAGTGCACTGGGCTCCCGCCGGAGCCCTGAAGAGCTGGGAGCACTTGGCCATCCTGAGAAACAAGCCCAGAAATATTCCCTCCCTGTTGGATTAGGTATCTGCTGATGACATCCCAACATGATGTGTTGATAGGACGTACACTTGAGCATACAAAAGGCCTTAAACTAAGTGGTTTATGGAAGACTAACATCAGTGAAGATCAGACCTGGTTTATTCTAACCTTTCTAAATATATGGACCACTGTTTTATGGCTTTCGAGGTATAATGAAAACACTTCTCAAAGCTCACATTTGATCCTGGGATCAAGCCTATTTCACAgtctgggatttaaaaaaaatgacaaccaGTCTCAACTGTCAGATGCTATAGATCCAACAAAGACAGAAGACCATCTCAAACTGCACCCCCTGAAGAAGACAACATCCATCCCCAGCAAATGTTTCCTGCACTCTCTGTATCACTATGTTCTGCTGCTGTGAAGTCCTTGTTGTATTCCAATTAAAATTTATATTGCATCACAATGTTTGCCTTCCAACCTTCTTTTCTCTTCAACTTAGAACTGTCAACAGTGCTGAAATAAGGAATTATTTCAGACCCAGGCTTTGCTGGGTGTTCAGCAATGCCAAACAGGGTCCTGGGTGTTGAGTGCAGGCTGTGTTCATTCGTGAGATGGGCACTCCCACAGTCTCTTATAAAGATTTGTGGTGAAAAGGGTGGGATTGAGTTGTCCTGCTGGGGCAGGTTTTATCTTCACCCTCACTTGAGCTTACAAGGAGAAGGACTGGTCCCCAGTATTTTCAGtacttttcaaaagctttttttcctggtaCAACCCTTCTGCTAATTGCCAATTTGCAGCTCTACAGCAAACCTGGCAGCTAAGGAAAACCCTGGCTTGGGTCCCTGCATGGAGCTGTACCCAGACAGCACAGAGGAAGAGCTTTGCAAAGCTCTGACTACATACGTTGAGATGGTTTCCCTTGTCTCTTAAgagccttctcttttttctttgttttgctaaaAGCAGAGGACCCATGCTCTTACTTCCAAAGGAATTGAGCTTtggcaagcagaagaaaaatgccttttgcGCAGATGCCCATTGGGGACTTAGTGTACTCTGTGGAAGGGAAATCAGGCAACTCAGAAGGAAGAGAAGTCTCTTCACTGAAACAGAGGCATCAGTGAAAAGGTGAGGCAGAAAGAACACCAGCTTGGTGCTGTGCAAAATGGCCTTTAACGAGGACACAAAGCAGAGCTAACAGTTACAGAACTTAAAGTGgagaataaagcaaaacatttcaggaCTTGAATTCAtctaaataggaagaaaaaggtatatgagttttgaaatagaaaattGGTATAAAACATCCTGACCTTTTAAGCTTTGAGATCCAAGAAAGTCATTTTTACTTTCCACTTTAAAAATTGAGCATACTGTTTTGAAAGGGCtccatattttaaaaggaatcaCTTCCTTGTTGTTTTCTATgaggattcttttttcttcttccttgagaAATCCCAAATATAGTTTTATTACAGACCATAGCCAAAAATCACTGAGTTTTGATGTGTGCACGTTGTCATACAATCAGTTGGCCCAGCTCTGCCTATAAACCTGCTTTTCTCCATGGTGCTGGGAACTCACAGCTCCCGCTGGCTTCACTcagagcactgagctctcagctCTGCCCACAGCCAGACCCTGGAGCCCATCAGCGCATCGAGTTTTCCACACTGTGGTTGTTCTCTGTGCAGCGAGTTTTCCTGATGTATTTAGCATGGCCCAGAGCTGCCTCAGCAGCAAGTGCTGTATCAGTGGTAAGTGCATGGACTACCAGATCCCCAGCCCAGGGATGAGTATCCACAGTCATAGGACCTGTGGCAGTTGTATGTACTCCCAGAACCAGGTGAGCCCCCAAAGAGAAGGGAGCCCCTTAAGCCAACAGGATTCCCATAGCCGCAGATCCAGGAGAGCCCCCAGACCAGCCACCAACACCCAGCAGTCCAGAGCTCCCCACCACACCCTCCTCCAGGCAAGAGCTGAGAATGGGTCCTGGGAAAGTCAGGGCAGCAGGCAAACAAGTGCTCTGGAGTCATTGCAGGAGGTCATGCACAGCTTGTTGCAGGTGTTGGCCAAGGGCAGGTCACCTTGCAAGAGCTGCTGAAGGGCATGCACAGGTCTCTGCAGTAAGACATCGCTCTGTAAGGGCAGCAGGTCTGAAATGCTCAGAGGAGACCAGAAAAACATCAGGCCCCTTGCAAGAGGGGCTGGGCAGCATCCAGTGCCTGGCTTCTCACAGCAGAGACTGTGGCCACCAGTTCCCTCCTGCCCCTGGGACTACAGGTACCTGTGCAGCAggaggggcagagagggcagTTTGGCAGACAGGAGGAAACTCATGTGTTTTTAGGCTGAATCTTTGTAGAAAGCAATCTAATTCCATGCTAGCCCTGATACTTTCCATTTCAAAGTATGGATCAGAAATTCTCCCTATTTCAGAGCTTCTTTGAATAGGCTTGGTCATGTCCTAGCCTAAAAAACAGAGCCTTTTTAGGTTTTTGCAACCACCTAGGCCTTAAATATGCACATGAAGTATGAATCTCAGGACACATGACAGGAGAAAAAGGTTTAGGACATTTAACTTCAGTAGCTCTATATGAAGGAATATATTTTCCCAAGATAATCAAGGCTAAGGTCAAGCTTATGAACATTTGCTTTAGATGAGAATCCAGCTAAATAGCCTCCCTGAAAATACATATACTTAATGGAAAGTGAGTATCTAAAACCCATATGCAACTCTGAAAGCCCCACATTAGCTCTCAGAATCTGCATCTGTCAAAGCCTGTAATAGACTGATTACAATAAAGACTTATTTATAGCAGACAGCTCCAGCAATCCTGAGAGACACAGAGTTTTATACCAAAACTAAAGATgaaatagtctttaaaaaaaaaaacaaaaacccaaaaaagtCAGACTTACTTGATTCCCCAAAGAGAGAAAGTTGGAGAAGCACATAAAGAGCCTGGAGCTGCAAGTGCATTTATACAGTTCTTCCAGCTGCCTAGAGGCTAGAAGACACATGTGCTGGCAATTATCTCATCTACTTGCAAATCAGATGTTGTTGCAAGAATCGTTCTTTCAATTGCTGTAATTATTTTGCTTAGCATTAATTGTTAGACAGTTCTGAGCCCCGCACAGTGTGATATTCATCTGACAACTGACTTGGACTTCTTTATGATCACTAGTCATAGCTGGCAGCataaaaagtttcttttcaaacaaaatgtaCAAAATTCCTCACCaggttttgaaaatcttggcttgAATTTGTTCTTCTATGTGTTGAAGAAACCCAAAGCTTCCAGCTTAGCTCCAGCTAAGTACATCTGCAGGCATTTCTATGGAGAGTTACAGCTTCTTTGCACAATGAAATATCAAGGAAAGTTATCAATCATTTGCAAAGGAGGGCTTATATCATTTGTAATACAGATGTTTTAATTAGGAGAGCTTAGTTTAGCATGTTACAGGGttgattttctgtctttttttacaATATAAGCTCAGGTTCTGTGTAGGGTAATGTCCTGTAGTACCTTTTCAATTGATGGAGCAAATTTACACCATGTAAAGACCAGAAGGCTCACAAATGTAAGAACTCAAATTTATTAGAGCAGAGATGAAAATCTgtcttttacagaaaagaaaacaaccttgACCTGCATGGCTATGAAGAGCCTGCTTAGGGGAGTGATATGATCATGTTTTAAAGTGAAACTATTACTCATTACCAAGACCTAAAACTGCAGCAACGTGTCATTAATCTTATTATAGTAGGACACATCTACAACATGTTAATCACATGGAGGCACTTTGAAGTCCTTTAATCCATGGAAAAAATTAGAACGACCCAGATAAGCATTGCCTTGAGCTTCCTCATAACCAGCCCATGTAATTTAAACATAATCTATATGATAAAGAACGGGTCTTAAATTATCAAGCAGTAAGGGCGTAAACGAACACGGGAAAGGAATGAATTTCGGCGAGGCATGTTAATGCTGCTCAGCCGGCACAGGAGGCACCCTCCGTTTTATCTAGCCGAACCGAAGGGCAAAATGACTACTGCGTCATCCCACCCAT includes these proteins:
- the LOC135323907 gene encoding feather keratin B-4-like; translated protein: MSLYKQGCDYRPYPPCYVRCPPPCAEAWNQPCVTSCGDSRAVVYPPPVAITFPGPILSSCPQESYVGTSEPLWLGGLFGQGNYLGAGSSSGSSGSLGSSYSYPCYSRRSTSYRCGPC